A stretch of Clostridia bacterium DNA encodes these proteins:
- a CDS encoding TVP38/TMEM64 family protein, protein MKKIKKATLLKLLLLAVAILLFIFFKPLNTGLMNMLMAFKNVESVKLYIKSYGAWAVAISFAMMIVQSVAAPIPAFFITFANAAIWGWWQGAILSWSSAMAGAALCFGISRFYGRGVAEKFASKMALDEVEIFFEKYGKNTIFVARLLPFVPFDPISYAAGLTPMTFGGFFLATGLGQLPATIVYSYAAAKSSNPSTFVSGLLILFGVSALGFTARKIWMDRNKNLKDKKA, encoded by the coding sequence ATGAAAAAAATTAAAAAAGCCACACTACTAAAACTTTTGCTTCTAGCTGTCGCCATACTGTTATTCATCTTTTTTAAACCCCTAAATACTGGATTGATGAATATGCTTATGGCTTTTAAAAATGTAGAATCGGTAAAACTGTACATTAAATCCTATGGTGCATGGGCCGTTGCTATTTCTTTTGCGATGATGATAGTACAGTCAGTCGCTGCACCAATACCTGCATTTTTTATAACCTTTGCCAATGCTGCAATTTGGGGATGGTGGCAGGGTGCCATACTTTCGTGGAGTAGTGCTATGGCAGGTGCTGCTTTGTGTTTTGGTATTTCTAGGTTTTATGGTAGAGGGGTTGCGGAAAAATTTGCCAGTAAAATGGCTCTCGATGAAGTAGAGATCTTTTTTGAAAAATATGGAAAGAATACAATTTTTGTCGCCAGACTATTGCCATTTGTACCTTTTGATCCCATAAGCTATGCTGCTGGTTTGACACCCATGACTTTTGGGGGATTTTTTTTAGCGACAGGTTTGGGACAATTACCGGCAACCATTGTATATTCGTATGCAGCAGCCAAATCTTCTAATCCATCTACTTTTGTAAGTGGCCTGTTGATTTTATTTGGAGTTAGTGCCTTAGGCTTTACGGCAAGAAAGATTTGGATGGATAGGAATAAGAATCTGAAAGATAAAAAAGCATAG
- a CDS encoding TVP38/TMEM64 family protein, translating into MEYMSILSAMFTQKGEGIQLEKKQSIISKKNMYLIILLVLIILYMVSDVFKSFSSQIMMLFTSNGSAFTIGYLNSFGFMRPIVAIALMIVQALIFPFKYETMIFANTTVFGEMLGASVSIIGRIIGAYICYDIGKALWPSTITSSICKINRRKLKMNNFTQSNLVNVLIRLLPINFDLMSYFGGIMRINFKKYMINSIIWITGTTVLYAIKNGYFSHAYEISAIYIRLILSFIVLIVIVKRYKKDRKV; encoded by the coding sequence ATGGAATACATGTCGATTTTGTCGGCAATGTTTACACAAAAAGGCGAAGGTATTCAATTGGAGAAGAAACAAAGTATCATAAGTAAAAAAAATATGTATTTGATAATTCTGCTAGTACTAATCATTCTATATATGGTATCGGATGTTTTTAAGTCTTTTAGCAGCCAAATTATGATGCTCTTTACCTCAAATGGTTCCGCGTTCACCATAGGATATTTAAATTCCTTTGGCTTTATGCGACCGATCGTTGCAATAGCCTTAATGATCGTTCAAGCTTTGATATTTCCTTTTAAGTACGAAACGATGATTTTTGCAAACACGACAGTATTTGGAGAAATGCTAGGTGCTAGTGTAAGCATCATAGGAAGAATCATAGGGGCATACATTTGCTATGATATTGGAAAAGCGTTATGGCCAAGTACAATAACATCAAGCATTTGTAAGATCAATAGAAGAAAATTAAAAATGAATAATTTCACGCAAAGTAATTTGGTGAATGTGTTGATAAGGCTGCTACCAATAAACTTTGATTTGATGAGTTATTTCGGCGGAATCATGCGTATAAATTTTAAAAAGTACATGATAAACTCAATCATTTGGATTACAGGAACTACAGTCTTGTATGCCATAAAAAATGGTTATTTTAGTCATGCCTACGAGATATCCGCGATCTATATAAGACTAATTTTATCTTTTATAGTTTTAATAGTCATTGTGAAAAGATATAAAAAGGATAGGAAGGTATAA
- a CDS encoding sulfurtransferase: MNTKKIMSLVLVLVITLSMVACSNGSAEVKETAFEGEYMIDGNTAKEQFEAGNAILVDARGEDAAKGGTVEGAIATTWQYLSNVENVELGDYDWGLILQPEELATRLGNLGLSKDKEIILFAEGPKGWGEDARILWTLRAAGYDQLKMVDGGLNALLAAGLSESKDVTKLDPVEVKIDALDYEYVVNTNELEAAIDDYVIIDVREDKEYEGGVYYGEAQGGHLPGAIQIKFTDLFDEDGYLKSNDDINSMFADAGVTKDDQIVAYCTAGIRSAYMQLVLEMLGYDNAQNYDGSYYTWCAHNDVEM; this comes from the coding sequence ATGAATACAAAAAAAATAATGTCCCTAGTTTTAGTTTTGGTTATTACATTATCTATGGTGGCTTGTTCAAATGGGTCCGCTGAAGTTAAGGAAACTGCATTTGAAGGCGAGTATATGATCGATGGCAATACAGCCAAAGAGCAATTTGAAGCTGGTAATGCAATATTAGTTGATGCTAGGGGTGAAGATGCGGCCAAAGGCGGCACAGTTGAAGGTGCAATTGCAACCACTTGGCAATATTTATCGAATGTAGAAAATGTTGAATTAGGGGACTATGATTGGGGTTTAATTCTTCAACCAGAAGAACTAGCTACAAGACTTGGTAACCTAGGCTTATCCAAAGATAAAGAAATAATTTTATTTGCAGAAGGACCAAAAGGTTGGGGCGAAGATGCAAGAATCTTATGGACCTTACGAGCAGCAGGCTATGATCAATTGAAAATGGTAGATGGTGGTTTAAACGCACTTCTCGCTGCAGGATTAAGTGAATCAAAAGATGTTACCAAACTAGACCCAGTAGAAGTAAAAATTGATGCTTTAGATTATGAATATGTCGTTAATACCAACGAACTCGAAGCAGCAATAGACGATTACGTAATCATCGACGTTCGTGAAGACAAAGAATATGAGGGTGGCGTTTATTATGGAGAAGCACAAGGTGGACATTTACCAGGTGCGATTCAAATCAAATTTACAGATTTATTTGATGAAGACGGCTATTTAAAATCAAACGATGATATTAATTCTATGTTTGCAGATGCAGGTGTTACGAAAGACGACCAAATCGTTGCATATTGCACAGCCGGAATTAGATCTGCCTATATGCAGTTAGTTTTGGAAATGTTAGGTTATGACAATGCACAGAACTATGATGGCTCTTACTATACCTGGTGTGCTCATAACGACGTAGAAATGTAA
- a CDS encoding TVP38/TMEM64 family protein, whose amino-acid sequence MKNKLNKPLFKILILGMIVVFMVFIFNRLNLNNYGPNEIKDFILSKGKLGPIVYLVLLTLLPLILFPDSVLVIGGGMVYGLAGGIILTSIGSLLGGIVAFLIARKLGQDVVKKLIKKDLVLFSKDNGLGGLLLILVLRLVPLFPFKVVSYSAGLSDIRLRDFSIATVIGSLPGIFVYTNLGDKTNDVGSKGFYQALIMLVVLFIASLIFKKLINRKNAKIKSEAYHEEA is encoded by the coding sequence ATGAAAAATAAATTGAATAAGCCGTTATTTAAAATACTCATCCTGGGAATGATTGTTGTTTTCATGGTGTTTATATTTAACAGGTTAAATTTAAATAATTACGGTCCTAATGAGATAAAGGATTTTATTTTAAGTAAAGGAAAGTTGGGGCCAATAGTCTATCTAGTTTTGCTAACCTTGCTTCCGCTCATACTATTTCCGGATTCAGTTCTTGTGATAGGCGGTGGGATGGTATATGGCTTAGCGGGTGGTATTATTCTTACATCCATAGGGTCGTTGCTAGGTGGTATTGTAGCGTTTTTAATCGCTAGAAAATTAGGCCAGGATGTTGTTAAAAAGCTGATCAAAAAGGACCTGGTTTTGTTTAGTAAAGACAATGGATTAGGTGGTTTACTGCTGATTTTGGTGCTTAGGCTAGTTCCCCTATTTCCCTTCAAAGTTGTTAGCTATAGTGCAGGTTTATCGGATATTAGACTGAGGGATTTTTCAATAGCAACTGTAATTGGTTCCTTGCCTGGAATCTTTGTATACACAAATCTAGGAGATAAAACGAACGATGTAGGTTCTAAAGGTTTTTATCAAGCACTTATTATGTTGGTTGTATTATTTATAGCATCCTTGATATTTAAAAAATTGATTAACAGGAAGAATGCTAAAATAAAAAGCGAAGCATACCATGAAGAAGCATAG
- a CDS encoding phosphodiester glycosidase family protein produces MNNSKRFKIIKRILVLLMTLIILYSVAVFSNIAFIAKWRTIYIETAMSTMDHQWLATNFIPESVIEKVLLERSGQENFQNGLESDWTIFPFSKNDLYEPWDKAEKNFYKIYSEIDEQSFEEYIEANADEVLNENRFLVIDKTSLQEKDINIKTIHGDQVLAIDTENALSIIKIEGDGYVGRLAIIKDPSRVGVGLSESFGEKGAIIADIAQYNQAILAVNASGFYDPSGHGNGGMVFGLVVSEGKTLNDALNGTNKKVGFDSQNKLKIGGEESSFSFRDAVEFKPALIINGEVLVTGSAGWGIQPRTAIGQTPNGEVLLLIIDGRMPGYSVGCTVGELAQIMERYGAVQACNLDGGSSSILYYNGQEISKPSAANKINGRNIPNGFVLYSREN; encoded by the coding sequence ATGAATAATTCTAAGAGATTCAAAATAATTAAAAGAATCCTAGTACTCCTTATGACACTAATAATACTGTACAGTGTTGCTGTTTTTTCCAATATAGCTTTTATCGCTAAGTGGCGAACGATTTATATAGAAACAGCGATGAGTACTATGGATCATCAGTGGTTAGCTACAAATTTTATTCCAGAAAGTGTAATTGAGAAGGTGCTACTTGAACGCAGTGGCCAAGAAAACTTTCAAAATGGATTAGAGAGTGACTGGACTATATTTCCTTTTTCTAAAAACGATTTATATGAGCCCTGGGACAAAGCAGAAAAGAATTTTTACAAAATTTATAGTGAAATTGATGAGCAAAGTTTCGAAGAGTATATTGAAGCAAATGCAGACGAAGTTCTTAATGAGAATCGTTTCTTAGTAATCGATAAGACCAGTCTTCAGGAAAAAGATATAAACATAAAAACCATTCATGGTGACCAGGTTTTAGCCATTGATACTGAAAATGCCTTGTCCATTATTAAAATAGAAGGTGATGGTTATGTGGGCAGGTTAGCTATCATAAAAGATCCCTCTAGGGTAGGTGTTGGATTAAGTGAAAGTTTTGGCGAAAAAGGGGCAATTATTGCAGATATTGCTCAATATAATCAAGCTATCTTAGCTGTTAATGCTAGTGGCTTTTACGACCCTTCTGGCCATGGTAATGGAGGGATGGTTTTTGGATTGGTGGTTAGTGAGGGCAAGACTTTAAATGATGCACTGAATGGCACAAATAAGAAAGTAGGGTTTGACTCTCAAAACAAACTAAAAATTGGCGGAGAAGAATCATCCTTTTCTTTTCGCGATGCAGTAGAATTTAAGCCGGCTCTCATTATTAATGGGGAAGTTCTCGTTACGGGATCTGCTGGATGGGGAATCCAGCCTAGAACGGCTATAGGTCAGACCCCGAATGGCGAAGTGTTACTACTAATAATCGATGGACGTATGCCGGGCTATTCTGTTGGCTGTACTGTGGGAGAACTTGCCCAGATTATGGAACGGTATGGGGCCGTTCAGGCTTGTAACTTAGATGGTGGTTCATCTAGTATATTGTATTATAATGGGCAGGAAATAAGTAAACCTTCCGCTGCAAACAAAATAAATGGTCGAAATATTCCTAACGGATTCGTATTATATAGTAGAGAAAATTAA
- a CDS encoding dihydrodipicolinate reductase: MPKIKAVSYGIGNIGKDIAKFMTEKGVIITDAIDVKNVGKDLGDVIGAGRKLNVIISDDADKVLAETGADIALVAVATSLETIFPHVKKCLEAGLNVITTSEEASYAWTSSPVLAAKLDRIAKENGVTFTGSGMQDVFWANMITNLTGASHRIDSIEGQVSINTDEFPTFVADYYVVGRKADDIREMIEKGEKLPIGDEVVCLRMDLENQISALGLTTKSIKEIVEPIILDHDIESKVMKGTIPAGDVIGLDNTIEIETEEGILFKATQIAKVYEPGEIDTNEWWIKGEPNIHVRNDNPPTLLGTSSQIVNRIPDVINAEPGYVTIDQLPKLTCKIRSMEHYLK; this comes from the coding sequence ATGCCTAAAATTAAAGCAGTAAGCTACGGAATAGGGAACATTGGAAAAGATATTGCAAAGTTTATGACCGAAAAAGGGGTAATAATCACCGATGCAATTGATGTTAAAAATGTCGGGAAGGACCTGGGAGATGTAATAGGAGCAGGCCGTAAATTGAATGTAATAATATCCGACGATGCTGATAAAGTTCTTGCAGAAACAGGAGCAGATATCGCATTGGTGGCAGTAGCCACATCACTGGAAACAATATTTCCTCACGTTAAAAAATGTCTTGAGGCAGGCTTAAATGTAATTACCACCTCAGAAGAAGCTTCATATGCATGGACTTCTTCACCCGTATTAGCAGCAAAACTGGATAGAATTGCAAAAGAAAACGGAGTGACATTTACAGGCTCCGGAATGCAGGATGTATTCTGGGCAAATATGATTACAAATTTGACAGGTGCATCACATAGGATAGATTCTATTGAGGGTCAGGTTAGTATTAACACAGATGAATTTCCGACGTTTGTAGCAGACTATTATGTTGTTGGAAGAAAAGCAGATGATATCAGAGAAATGATAGAAAAAGGCGAAAAGCTTCCGATAGGAGACGAAGTAGTTTGTTTGAGAATGGATTTGGAAAACCAAATTTCAGCTCTTGGACTGACAACAAAAAGTATAAAAGAAATTGTGGAACCAATAATTCTTGATCATGATATTGAGTCCAAAGTAATGAAAGGTACAATACCGGCAGGTGATGTTATCGGATTGGATAACACCATAGAAATTGAAACAGAAGAGGGGATACTTTTTAAAGCTACGCAGATTGCTAAAGTATATGAACCTGGTGAAATAGATACTAATGAATGGTGGATTAAAGGTGAACCTAACATTCATGTTAGAAACGATAATCCTCCAACATTACTGGGAACGAGTTCACAGATTGTAAATAGAATACCCGATGTAATTAATGCTGAACCAGGATATGTAACCATCGACCAGCTTCCAAAATTGACTTGTAAAATAAGATCAATGGAACATTATCTTAAATAG
- a CDS encoding ATP-grasp domain-containing protein translates to MIIIDKPYISEDLKNYLDLCQIPVLKSQISIRENEEHSFNLISDTDFIKIFDKNSRLYTLSENSLDWVKKNIDDKSLLNSINIMKDKFAFREKISSLYPSFYFKKVCIDDLEKLEIDKSKFPLILKPVVGFFSAGVYALSDELDFKTAIEDIKESYGKWKSIFPTTVVGEHEFILEQYITGDEYAIDAYFDENGQAVVLNIMVHEFLSQSDVSDTLYYTSKEILEKYVVVFEDYLNSINAVLGVKNFPFHAEVRVNEKNEIAPIEFNPLRFAGWSTTDITNFAFGFFTYDYYFNNKRPDWKELLKGKDDKKYTLILLNKPSSYSIGDIFDFEMLKKDFIKILCLRELDYTKTENPFGFLFTETPYCNLAELTKITTSDLSEYITKQDSLYTEQPEK, encoded by the coding sequence ATGATTATTATTGATAAACCTTATATTTCAGAAGATTTAAAAAACTATTTGGACCTTTGCCAAATACCTGTTTTGAAAAGTCAGATTTCAATTAGGGAAAATGAGGAACATTCCTTTAATTTAATTAGTGATACGGATTTTATTAAAATATTTGATAAAAACTCACGGCTTTATACTCTTTCTGAGAATTCCCTCGATTGGGTTAAAAAGAACATAGACGATAAGTCTTTACTAAACAGTATTAATATCATGAAAGACAAGTTTGCATTTCGAGAAAAAATTAGTTCTCTTTACCCAAGTTTTTATTTTAAAAAAGTTTGCATTGATGACTTAGAAAAATTAGAGATTGACAAGAGTAAATTTCCTCTTATCTTAAAGCCAGTCGTAGGCTTCTTTAGCGCTGGAGTGTATGCTCTTAGTGATGAGCTAGACTTTAAAACTGCTATTGAGGATATTAAAGAATCGTATGGAAAATGGAAAAGTATATTCCCAACAACGGTTGTAGGAGAACATGAATTCATTTTAGAACAATATATAACCGGTGATGAATATGCTATTGATGCGTATTTTGATGAAAATGGTCAAGCTGTGGTTTTAAATATTATGGTACACGAGTTTTTGTCACAGTCGGATGTTAGTGACACCTTGTATTACACAAGCAAAGAAATACTAGAAAAATATGTCGTAGTGTTCGAAGACTACTTAAATAGTATTAATGCAGTATTGGGTGTGAAAAATTTTCCTTTTCATGCAGAAGTTAGAGTAAATGAAAAAAATGAAATTGCCCCAATTGAGTTTAACCCGCTAAGATTTGCAGGCTGGAGTACTACGGATATTACCAATTTTGCCTTTGGTTTTTTCACCTATGATTATTATTTCAACAATAAACGTCCTGATTGGAAAGAACTTTTAAAGGGCAAAGACGACAAGAAATATACGCTTATTCTTCTTAATAAACCTTCTTCTTACTCTATTGGAGATATATTTGATTTTGAAATGCTTAAAAAAGACTTTATAAAAATCCTTTGTCTTAGAGAACTTGATTATACAAAAACCGAAAATCCTTTTGGCTTCCTATTTACAGAAACACCTTATTGTAATTTAGCAGAACTTACAAAAATTACTACTTCCGATTTAAGTGAATATATAACAAAACAAGATAGCTTATACACCGAGCAGCCAGAAAAATAA
- a CDS encoding S-layer homology domain-containing protein: protein MVFGNRRVSIILIMLMVFTTVPVSSYAAIDSDAGNDRAWFSDMPSDWSTVALSNAVSNDLLSGYNGFIMPNDYLTRAQMAAIMNKAFGATGLASLDQYQDVDINAWYYDDMQKAVYLDFFAGCDNELNPDSNITREEVFTVLAKAFKLSEGSEQALDAFIDKNSVSPWAKEATSSVVEAEYAVGSNGKLNPKQFITRAEFAQVMDNILKNYIKEPGTYTEDITGSLMINVPDVILKDIMIEGDLIIGDGVGDGEVTLDGVVVTGRTVIRGGGVNSIRIIGSSQVKNIVIARVDGRTRLYTEDGVEIGDVIVDGSDDVIIEGDVESINVIAPNVTVIIKNSKVKNICVQAEKSNVIIYERASVESITVEGNGVKISGDGDVSTVIANANNLYVTTHGTLLEAAEGTEGIKAGKKTVPAGTSKTVDSENKRRTSQDTFSTDVAYVQSMRARSFSVLYSSIARQPEAGMEILRAARELTGEAWNMSSEEVQMYRAYSFGALYEAIARQPEASDSLIAGAIKLTGEAGDLSSKNAQVYRVRSFSDLYSAISRQPVARDEIIDAAIKLTGGASNKSDAEVQAARVSSFSTLYMAIARYPVYSDMLEAIALELTGTAKEMVGAEVNAGVQAARASSFSTLYQAIGSNPATTGILKELAVRLTGPVGDMSSKEAQAARASSFSTLYTSIADAYPESSDELIDTAIALTGPVGDMSSKEAQIARVSGFSALYEAIANKPDASEMLKNVALELTGDASHMSDAGVQAARASSFSTLYTSIAAMYPDTSDELINTAIELTGVVGDMSSKEAQIARVSSFGALYEAIAYRPAASEMLIAAATQLTGEAGDMSSKEVQAARASSFSALYGAIITNPDASDALIAAAIALTGEAGDMSSKEVQAARAESFSALYYAIGENPSASDKLIGAAIALTGEYGDMSSKEVQAARALSFGELYMAIAKQPDENNRLVDTAIALTGEYGDMSSIEVQVARVTGLSDLYSAICREPRANLKLETAALTLTGEAGDMSDPKVQAARALSFSSVYEGIARQPEAIDKIVGAALKLTGEEGDMLLPAVFSSNKVISEFSLHQLDPSVIGTIDEDNKTIELIVPLGTKLTWLCAEFTNSEGSTVTVNGRTQSKWSRNDFTDPVEYTVSAEDRSTVTYTVSVLFEE, encoded by the coding sequence ATGGTTTTTGGAAACAGAAGGGTAAGCATTATCCTAATAATGCTTATGGTTTTTACGACAGTACCGGTATCATCTTATGCGGCAATAGACAGCGATGCAGGAAATGATAGGGCATGGTTTTCTGATATGCCAAGTGATTGGTCCACAGTAGCACTTAGCAATGCTGTTAGTAACGATTTGTTGTCTGGCTATAACGGGTTCATTATGCCCAATGACTATCTTACTAGAGCACAAATGGCAGCTATTATGAACAAAGCATTTGGTGCAACGGGGCTTGCTTCTTTAGACCAGTATCAAGATGTAGACATCAATGCCTGGTATTATGATGATATGCAAAAAGCAGTTTATCTAGACTTTTTTGCTGGTTGTGATAATGAACTGAATCCAGACAGCAACATTACACGCGAGGAAGTTTTTACGGTGCTTGCCAAAGCATTTAAATTGTCTGAAGGTTCAGAACAGGCCTTAGATGCTTTCATAGATAAAAATTCAGTCAGCCCGTGGGCAAAAGAAGCAACTTCTTCAGTTGTGGAAGCAGAATATGCTGTTGGATCAAATGGTAAGCTGAATCCAAAGCAATTCATTACAAGAGCTGAGTTTGCCCAGGTAATGGATAATATTTTGAAAAATTATATTAAGGAACCAGGTACATATACTGAGGATATTACTGGTAGCTTAATGATAAATGTACCCGATGTGATATTAAAGGATATTATGATTGAGGGGGATTTGATTATTGGAGATGGTGTTGGAGATGGAGAAGTAACACTGGATGGTGTTGTCGTTACCGGGAGAACCGTTATCCGTGGTGGTGGTGTGAATTCCATCAGAATCATTGGAAGTTCCCAAGTAAAAAATATAGTCATAGCGCGTGTTGATGGACGAACTAGGTTATATACTGAAGATGGGGTTGAAATTGGTGATGTCATTGTAGATGGTAGTGATGATGTTATCATTGAAGGTGATGTAGAATCGATAAACGTTATCGCACCGAACGTAACAGTGATAATTAAGAATTCAAAGGTTAAAAATATTTGTGTTCAAGCTGAAAAATCGAACGTTATCATTTACGAAAGAGCTAGTGTTGAAAGTATTACGGTAGAGGGAAATGGAGTAAAAATCAGCGGGGACGGCGATGTCAGTACTGTTATTGCGAATGCAAATAACTTATATGTAACGACACACGGCACACTCCTTGAAGCTGCTGAGGGTACGGAAGGTATTAAAGCAGGCAAAAAAACAGTTCCAGCAGGAACTTCTAAAACCGTTGATAGCGAAAATAAAAGGAGAACTAGTCAAGATACTTTCTCAACCGATGTAGCATATGTTCAGTCCATGAGAGCAAGAAGCTTTAGTGTCTTATATTCATCAATTGCAAGGCAACCAGAAGCAGGAATGGAGATACTTAGAGCTGCAAGAGAGCTCACTGGCGAAGCTTGGAATATGTCATCTGAGGAAGTACAGATGTACAGAGCATATAGCTTTGGCGCCTTGTACGAAGCAATAGCCAGACAGCCAGAAGCAAGTGATAGTTTAATAGCAGGTGCTATTAAACTAACAGGTGAGGCTGGTGATCTGTCATCAAAGAACGCGCAAGTATATAGAGTAAGAAGCTTCAGCGATTTATACTCAGCAATAAGTCGCCAGCCAGTAGCACGTGATGAGATAATTGATGCAGCCATAAAACTAACTGGAGGAGCTAGTAATAAGTCAGATGCCGAGGTACAGGCCGCTAGAGTATCAAGCTTCAGTACCTTGTATATGGCGATAGCCCGTTATCCAGTATATAGTGATATGCTAGAAGCAATAGCCTTAGAATTAACAGGAACAGCTAAGGAAATGGTAGGTGCAGAAGTGAATGCAGGGGTACAGGCCGCTAGAGCATCAAGCTTCAGTACCTTGTATCAAGCAATAGGCAGCAATCCTGCAACAACTGGTATTCTAAAAGAATTAGCCGTAAGACTAACTGGTCCTGTTGGAGATATGTCATCGAAAGAGGCACAGGCTGCTAGAGCATCAAGTTTCAGTACCTTGTACACCTCAATTGCCGATGCATATCCAGAGTCAAGTGATGAGCTAATTGATACAGCTATCGCCTTAACTGGTCCTGTTGGAGACATGTCATCGAAAGAGGCACAGATTGCTAGAGTTTCTGGTTTCAGTGCTTTGTATGAAGCAATAGCCAACAAACCCGATGCAAGTGAAATGCTAAAAAATGTAGCCTTGGAACTAACTGGAGATGCAAGTCATATGTCTGATGCAGGGGTGCAGGCAGCTAGAGCATCAAGCTTCAGTACCTTGTACACTTCAATAGCCGCTATGTATCCGGATACAAGTGATGAACTAATTAATACAGCCATCGAGCTGACTGGTGTAGTTGGCGATATGTCATCGAAAGAGGCGCAGATTGCTAGAGTTTCAAGTTTCGGTGCTTTATATGAAGCGATAGCCTATAGACCTGCCGCAAGTGAGATGCTAATAGCTGCAGCCACTCAATTAACAGGAGAAGCCGGTGATATGTCATCGAAAGAGGTACAAGCTGCTAGAGCATCCAGTTTTAGTGCCTTGTATGGAGCAATAATCACGAATCCAGATGCAAGTGATGCACTAATCGCTGCAGCGATAGCGCTAACAGGCGAAGCTGGCGATATGTCATCAAAAGAGGTGCAAGCTGCCAGAGCAGAAAGTTTTAGCGCCTTGTATTACGCGATAGGCGAAAATCCATCAGCAAGTGATAAGCTAATAGGAGCAGCCATAGCGTTAACCGGTGAATATGGCGATATGTCATCGAAAGAGGTACAGGCTGCTAGAGCTTTAAGCTTTGGTGAATTGTATATGGCAATAGCTAAGCAGCCAGATGAAAACAATAGGTTAGTAGACACAGCCATAGCGCTAACTGGTGAATATGGTGATATGTCTTCTATTGAGGTGCAGGTTGCTAGAGTAACTGGTTTGAGTGATCTGTATTCAGCAATATGCAGAGAACCCAGGGCAAACCTAAAGCTAGAAACGGCAGCTTTAACGCTAACAGGAGAAGCTGGTGATATGTCAGATCCAAAGGTACAAGCTGCCAGAGCATTGAGTTTTAGCTCCGTGTATGAGGGAATTGCTAGACAACCAGAAGCAATAGACAAGATAGTAGGAGCAGCCCTCAAGCTAACTGGTGAAGAAGGGGATATGTTATTGCCCGCTGTATTTTCAAGCAATAAAGTAATCTCAGAATTCAGCTTGCATCAGTTAGACCCTTCGGTAATTGGCACAATAGATGAAGACAATAAGACGATTGAATTAATCGTACCTCTTGGGACAAAACTGACTTGGCTTTGTGCAGAGTTTACCAACTCAGAAGGATCGACAGTAACTGTAAATGGCCGAACACAGTCGAAATGGTCACGAAATGATTTTACAGACCCCGTAGAATATACAGTCAGTGCTGAAGATAGATCTACGGTGACTTACACGGTATCGGTATTATTTGAAGAGTAA